The following is a genomic window from Pseudomonas sp. FP2335.
CGCCGGGTCGCCACTGACTTGTTCCGGGTGGCCGGAGCAGCACACGTGGCGATTGAGGCATACCACCTGATCGGTGGTGCTCATCACCAGGTGCAGGTCGTGGGAAACCATCAGCACGCCGCAGCCATGGCGGTCGCGCAGCCGGGTGATCAGGCTGTACAGCTCGGCCTGGCCGGCGACGTCCACACCTTGTACCGGTTCATCCAGCACCAGCAGTTCCGGTTCGCGCAACAGGGCGCGGGCCAGCAGCACGCGCTGCATTTCGCCGCCGGAGATGCTTTGTACCGGGCTGTCGATCACCTGCTCGGCGCCGACTTCCTTGAGCGCGGCCTGGGCGCGAGTGCGGTCGACACCGGGGACCAGGCGCAGGAAGCGCAGCACAGACAGTGGCAGCGTCGGGTCGACGTGCAGTTTTTGCGGCATATAGCCGACACGCAGCTTGGGCTTGCGCCACACGCTGCCCGTGTCGGGCTTGAGCAGGCCGAGCACGGCGCGTACCAGGGTGGTCTTGCCGGCGCCGTTGGGGCCGATCAGAGTGACGATCTGCCCCGGTTCGACGCTCAGTGCGATGTTGTCCAGCACGTTTTGCCCGGCGAACGTGACACCGACCTGCTCCAGGCGGATTAACGCATTGCTCATCAAGCCCCCTGGCAGCCCGAGCACAGGCCGACGACTTCGACCGTTTGCCCTTCGACTTTGAAGCCTACGTCGGCAGAGCTTTTGATGATGGCGTCGCTGATGCTTTTTTGCTCAAGCTCGATGGCGGCGTGGCATTCGCGGCAGATCAGGAACTGGCCCTGGTGCGCGTGTTCCGGGTGGTTGCAGCCGACAAACGCGTTGAGCGAAGCGATGCGGTGCACCAGGCCGTTTTCCAGCAGGAAATCCAGCGCGCGGTACACGGTTGGCGGCGCGGCGCGGCGGCCGTCCTGCTCGCTGAGCACGCCAAGAATGTCATAGGCGCCCAGCGGCTTGTGGCTCTGCCACACCAGTTCCAGCACGCGGCGACGCAGGGCGGTCAGGCGCAAACCCTTCTGCGCACACAGGGTGTCGGCTTCCGACAGCGCGGTGTGTACGCAGTGAGAGTGGTCGTGGGGACGGCTGGCAAGCGGTGTTATAGGCATGAGCGGCGACAGATATTTGATAGAGACGTTATTATGTTACCCGTTCCTACGCCATTGAGTGGTCATCGTGTCCCGACTTTTTCCTGTTTTTGTCGTATTCATCACCAGTTTGTTTATCTCGGGTGCCGCCCAGGCCGAGGTCAAAGTGCTGACCAGCATCAAGCCGCTGCAGTTGATCGCCGCCGCTGTGCAGGACGGCGTGGCGGTTCCGGAGGTGTTGTTGCCGCCGGGGGCGTCGCCGCATAACTACGCGCTGCGTCCATCCGACGTACGGCGCGTGCAGTCGGTGGACCTGCTGTATTGGATCGGACCGGATATGGAGAGCTTCCTGCCTCGCGTGCTCAAAGGTCGTACAGCGCCGACGGTTGCGGTGCAGGATCTTCCAGGCATGAAATTGCGTCGTTTCGCCGAAGATAGCCACTCCCACGCCGATGAAGCCGACGAGCACGACCATGATCACCGTCCAGGCAGCCTGGATGCGCACTTGTGGCTGTCCACCGTGAATGCGCGTGTGATTGCTGCACGAATGGCGTCGGACCTGGCCGCTGCCGACCCGGCGAATGCGGCGCGTTACCAGAGCAACGTCAAGGCCTTCAATGAGCGTCTGGATGCGTTGGATGCACGTTTGAAAGCGCGGCTGGCGTCGATTGGCGACAAGCCTTACTTCGTTTTCCATGAAGCCTTCGATTACTTCGAAGATGCCTACGGGCTCAAGCACACCGGCGTGTTCAGCGTTGCCGCCGAAGTACAACCCGGCGCCCAGCACGTAGCGGCGATGCGTACGCGTCTGCAGGAAGTGGGCAAGACCTGCGTGTTCAGTGAGCCGCCGTTGCGTCCGCGGTTGGCGGAAACGCTGGTGACTGGCCTGCCGGTGAAGTTGGCGGAGTTGGATGCGTTGGGTGGGTACACGCCGGCTACGGCTCAGGGATATGAGCAGGTGCTGGAGAAGTTGGGGAATGATCTGGCGGGTTGCCTGGAGTCGCTCTGACAGTCAACACAAGGCCCATGTGGGAGATCTATGGTGGAGGGCAATATCTCCACCAGGGGATGGCAGTGCCTGGGCGATCTCCAGCCGAACACTCACTATCCATCAACACCAATCAACTGTGGGAGCGGGCTTGCCCGCGAAGGCGGTGTTTCAGTGCCAGATGTACTGACTGACACACCGCCTTCGCGAGCAAGCCCGCTCCCACATTTTCTTGACCGAGTTGAGCCCTTAGAGGGCGAACGGCAGTTGTATCGTGACC
Proteins encoded in this region:
- a CDS encoding Fur family transcriptional regulator translates to MPITPLASRPHDHSHCVHTALSEADTLCAQKGLRLTALRRRVLELVWQSHKPLGAYDILGVLSEQDGRRAAPPTVYRALDFLLENGLVHRIASLNAFVGCNHPEHAHQGQFLICRECHAAIELEQKSISDAIIKSSADVGFKVEGQTVEVVGLCSGCQGA
- the znuC gene encoding zinc ABC transporter ATP-binding protein ZnuC translates to MSNALIRLEQVGVTFAGQNVLDNIALSVEPGQIVTLIGPNGAGKTTLVRAVLGLLKPDTGSVWRKPKLRVGYMPQKLHVDPTLPLSVLRFLRLVPGVDRTRAQAALKEVGAEQVIDSPVQSISGGEMQRVLLARALLREPELLVLDEPVQGVDVAGQAELYSLITRLRDRHGCGVLMVSHDLHLVMSTTDQVVCLNRHVCCSGHPEQVSGDPAFVELFGKNAQSLAIYHHHHDHAHDLHGEVVDDPATPHTHVHGDSCKHG
- a CDS encoding zinc ABC transporter substrate-binding protein: MVIVSRLFPVFVVFITSLFISGAAQAEVKVLTSIKPLQLIAAAVQDGVAVPEVLLPPGASPHNYALRPSDVRRVQSVDLLYWIGPDMESFLPRVLKGRTAPTVAVQDLPGMKLRRFAEDSHSHADEADEHDHDHRPGSLDAHLWLSTVNARVIAARMASDLAAADPANAARYQSNVKAFNERLDALDARLKARLASIGDKPYFVFHEAFDYFEDAYGLKHTGVFSVAAEVQPGAQHVAAMRTRLQEVGKTCVFSEPPLRPRLAETLVTGLPVKLAELDALGGYTPATAQGYEQVLEKLGNDLAGCLESL